GGGGGTTCGTTGCGACCCTCGCGCGTGCAATAGGCGGGATACGGGCTATCGACCCGCACCAGCAGCGGATTGAGATCGATATCATCCAAATGCTCGGCGCCTCGGCTGATCTGTTCGATCAGATCGGTGCGGCCGATCACTTCGCTCAGCGAGCGCATACCCAGCAGCGACAGCAATTCACGCACTTCATCGGCGACGAACGTCATCAGGTTGACGACCTTCTCCGGCGAGCCGCCGAAGCGCTTGCGCAGGCTTTCATCTTGCGTGCAAACGCCCACCGGGCATGTGTTGGAATGGCATTGGCGCATCATGATGCACCCCAGCGCCACGAGCGACGCTGTACCGATGCCGAACTCCTCAGCGCCGAGGATCGCCGCGACGATGATATCGCGGCCGGTGCGCAAGCCGCCATCTGTGCGCAAACGCACGCGGTGGCGCAGATTGTTGAGCATCAACACCTGATGCGCTTCGGCGAGCCCCATCTCCCAGGGAATGCCCGCATATTTAATGGAGCTCTGCGGGCTCGCGCCGGTGCCGCCGACGTGGCCGGCGATCAAAATCGTGTCCGCGCCCGCCTTCGCAACCCCAGCGGCCACGGCGCCGATTCCCGATTGCGCAACCAGCTTCACACACACGGTTGCGTATGGATTGATCTGCTTCAAATCATAGATCAGCTGCGCCAAATCCTCGATCGAATAGATGTCATGATGAGGCGGCGGCGAGATCAGCATCACGCCAGGCGTCGAATGGCGCAGCCGCGCGATCAGCTCGGTTACCTTGAACCCTGGCAATTGCCCGCCCTCGCCCGGCTTGGCGCCCTGCGCGACCTTGATTTCGATCTCGCGGCACTGGTTCAAATACTCAGCCGTGACGCCGAAGCGTCCAGATGCGATCTGCTTGATCGCGGAGTTCTCGTCATCACCGTTCGGGTGCGCCTTGTACCTCGCCGGGTCCTCGCCGCCCTCGCCCGAAACCGAGCGCGCGCCGATGCGGTTCATCGCGATGTTTAGCGTGCCGTGCGCCTCCGGCGAGAGCGCGCCGAGGCTCATGCCCGGCGTCACGAAGCGCTTGCGAATCTCGTTGACGCTCTCGACCTCGTGCAGCGGCGCCGAAATCGCACTTTCGCGCACCTCCAGCAGATCCCGTAATTGGATCGGCTGATCCAACCGTCGCGCCCGCACCTTGTCGGCGTATTTCTTGTAGGCCGCATAGTCGCCGGTGTTGCAGGCATGCTGAAGTTGATGGATCAACTCGGCTTCCAGCGCGTGCCGTTCGCCGCTCGCGCGCCAGCGGTACAATCCGCCCACCGGCAGCGCGATCGCGTCTTCATCGTAGGCGTGTTCGTGGCGCTCGACGCATTCCTGCGCGATGCCGTTGAGGCCGATGCCTGAAATGCGGCTTGTCAGCCCCGGAAAGAACTCGTCCACCAGAGCGCGCGAGAGACCGATGGCCTCGAAATTCAGACCGCCGCGATAGGACGAGATCACCGAAATGCCCATCTTGGACATGATCTTCAGCAAGCCCGCATCGAGCGCGGCGCGATAATTCGCGGCCGCTTGCTCCGGCGTCAACTTGCCCGCAAACCCACGCGCGCAGCGATCGGCGATGGTGGCGAAAGCGATGTACGGGTTCACCGTTGTCGCGCCGGCGCCGATCAGCACTGCGCAATAATGCGTGTCCAAGCACTCCGCCGCGCGCACGCTGATCGAACAGAAAGAGCGGAGGCCTTTGGCTACGAGGTGCGCGTGGACGCCGCCCGTCACCAGGATCATCGGGCAGGCAACGCGCTCAAGGCTTTGGCCTTCGTCGCTCAGCACGACGTGCGAGCAGCCTTTCAGCACTGCCTCTTCGGCCTCGGCGCGCACGCGATCGAGCGCGAGCCGCAGCGCGACACCCGCATCCTCACCAGGCGCCGGCGCCGGGAAGGTGCAATCGATCAACGCCGCGTCATCGCCCAACTCGGCCTTCAGCCGCGCTGACATGCCATTGGTCAGGATCGGGCTCGACAGCGTGTACACGTTGGCCTGCGTACTGTCCTGCGCCAGAATATTGCCGAGGTTTTTGAAGCGCGTCGTGAGGCTCATCACCCGGTCTTCGCGCAGCGCGTCGATCGGCGGGTTCGTCACTTGGCTAAAGTTCTGCCGAAAATAGTGCGAGAGCGGCCGCGTCTGCTCGGAAAGCACCGCGAGCGGCGCGTCATCGCCCATCGAGCCAATCGCTTCCTTGCCCTCTTCCAGCATCGGCTGCAGCAGCAACTCGATGTCCTCAAGCGAAAAGCCCGCCGCATTTTGTCGGCGCGTCAACTCTTCCTTGTTTGCGAACAAAGCCGCTTCACTGCCCGCGAGCTTCTTGTCGAGATCAATGACGTTGGTGAGCCATTCGCCATACGGATGCAGCTCGGCGAGCGCATCGATGATCTCTTCATGATGATAGAGCCGCCCTTCCCGCGTATCCACGGCCACCATCTGGCCCGCGCCCAAGCGGCCGCGTTCAAGCACTTTGCGCCCGTCGAGCGGGCACATCCCGGTCTCGGAGCCAACCACCAGCAGCCCGTCGCCCGTCAGCGCGTATCTCATCGGCCGCAAGCCGTTGCGATCCATGCCCGCGACCGCCCAGCGGCCGTCATACATTGCCAATGCCGCCGGCCCGTCCCACGGCTCCATCACCGCGTTGCAATAGGCATAGAGCGCGCGATGCTCGTCCTTCATCGTCCTGGACTTCGCCCACGCCTCCGGCACGAGCAGACTCTTCGCCATCGGCGCTGCGCGCCCAGCGCGCACCAACACTTCGAACACATTGTCCAGAGCGGCCGAATCCGATCCGCCCGGCTGAATGATCGGTTTCACGTCGCCCGCGTCGACTTTGCCAAACGCTTCAGTCGCCATGCGGATTTCATGGCTCTTCATCCAATTGACGTTGCCCTTCAGCGTGTTGATTTCGCCGTTGTGGCACAACATGCGGAACGGCTGGGCAAGCCGCCAGGTCGGGAACGTGTTGGTGGAATAACGCTGGTGATAAAGCGCGACGGAGGAAACGAAGCGCTCGTCCTTCAAGTCTGGATAAAACGTGTCGATCTCTTGAGCGAGGAACATACCCTTGTAGATCAACCGTTTCGCGGAGAGCGAGCAGACGTAAAGCTCGGTGATGTTCGTCGCCAGCGCGCGCTTCTCGATGCGGCGACGGCACACAAATAGGTCGCGGTCGACTGTATCTTCGTCGCGCGCTTGCGGATCGTGGAACAGCACCTGTTCGATTTCCGGACGCGCCGCGTTGGCTTTCTCGCCGAGTGCGGAAATGTCGATCGGCGTTTGCCGCCAGCCATAGAGTGAAAAGCCGGCGCGGATGATTTCGCTTTCGACGATGACGCGAGCCCGCTCCTGCGCGCCGAGATCAGTGCGCGGCAAGAAGATCTGGCCGACGAAAATCGTGCGTTCGCCCGGCTTATGCCCGGTGCGCTCAACGATCTCTCGGAAAAAATCCTGCGGCGCTTGAATGAGAATGCCGGCGCCGTCACCCGTCTTGCCGTCGGCGTCCACGGCGCCGCGATGCCATACCGCCTTCAGCGCCGAGATCGCCATGGTGACGACATCGCGGCGCGGCTTGCCGTCAATCGCGACGACCATGCCGACGCCGCAGGCGTCACGCTCATCTTCCGGCGAATACATGCCGTCGTGCGCAAGCCGTTCGGCTTCGCGGCGATAGCGTTGCAATTCGATGTGGGCTTGCTCTTCGTTCATTGGCCTAGCTCGCACCCCTCTCCTTGAGGGGAGGGGGAAGGGGGTGGGGTGAAACGCGACGTCGAGTCGTTGGAGTGGGCACGGAGTGACGGCGCCGTCGCCGGACTCACTGCATCAGCGCGAATTTGTGGGCGTGGAGCCTCACCCCGCCCCCTGCCCCCTCCCCTCAAGGGGAGGGGGTGCTGATTTTGCAGCCGCATGGCGTTTACTCCGCCGCCACGCGTGCGATCGCGGCGCGGTCCTGCAGATAAGCGTGCATCGCTTGTGCGGCGTCACGCCCTTCCTTGATCGCCCAAACGACGAGCGATGCCCCGCGCACGATGTCGCCCGCAGCGAACACGCCTGGCAGACTGGTCGCGAATTTCTGGTCCACTTTAAGCGTGTTCCATCGCGTCGTCTTCAGATCGAGCGCATTCCATTGGCCGGTCAGATCCTCCGGATCGAAGCCCAAAGCGGCGATCACCAAATCGGCGTTCACAGTGTACTCGCTGCCCGGCGTTTCCTCTGGCGCGCGGCGGCCAGACGCATCCGGCGCACCCAAGCGCATGCGCGCCGCTTTCACGCCGACGGACTTTCCGTTCTTCAACGCTTTTGGCGCAGCGAGCCAATCGAACACAACGCCTTCTTCTTCAGCATGCTTCACCTCGCGCTGCGAGCCGGGCATGTTGGCGCGGTCGCGGCGATAAAGGCACGTCACGCTTTTTGCGCCCTGCCGCACTGCCGTGCGCACGCAATCCATCGCCGTATCGCCGCCGCCGATGACGACAACGCGCTTGCCCTTCGCCAGCAACGAACCGTCGTCGTGGCCAGCGACGGTGTCGCCAAGGCCAGCGCGATTGGCGGCGATCAGATAGTCGAGCGCTTCCACCGAAGCTTGCGCGTTCGGCACGCCCAACGGTCGCGCCGCGTACACGCCCGTCGCGATCAGCACCGCATCGTGCTTGGCGCGAAGAGCATCGAAATGGATGGTCGTACCGACATCGCAGTTCAGCACGAATTGCACGCCGCCATCGATCAGGCGCTGCGTGCGGCGCTCCACCACCCCTTTGTCGAGCTTGAAATTCGGAATGCCGTAGATCAGCAACCCGCCCACGCGGTCGTGGCGATCGTAAATGGTCACCTTGTACCCACGAACGCGGAGGATTTCGGCGGCGGCCAAGCCTGCAGGTCCTGCGCCGATGATGCCGATGCTTTCAGCGCGCTCCGTGCGGGCGCGGATGGGCCTGACCCAGCCCTCCTTGAACGCGGTCTCCGTCAGATACTTCTCGACCGCGCCGATCGTCACCGAGCCATGGCCGGATTGCTCAATAACGCAATCGCTCTCGCACAGCCGATCCTGCGGGCAGATGCGGCCACAAATTTCCGGCATCGAGTTCGTCGAGGCGGCCATATCGTAGGCCTCCTCGAGCCGCCCTTCGGCGGTCAGACGCAGCCAGTCCGGGATGTTGTTGTGTAAAGGGCAGCGAGACTGACAGAATGGCACGCCACATTGGCCGCAACGCGCCGCCTGTGTGGCGGCTTTTTCCGCGATAAACTCCCGGTGAATCTCGTGATAATCGCCAGTGCGCTCCGTCGCCGGCCTTTTTTCGGGCCAAGACTGCTCAACGGAGACAAACTTTAGCATGCGTTCGGCCATGAACGCGCTCCTGCACGCGGGATTCGGGGGCTTTTCATTCCCTCTACTCATCGATTTCGCCGCCTCGCAAGCAAAATCATGTTTTTATGGCAGTATATCTGATGCACTTTATCGCTTCCGCCCTAAAGCGACGCGCTCCATGGTCCCGCGAGCTCAAAAAGGGGGCGCATACGTGGATTGGCTGGACCTGGGCCGAGCGGCCCTCTTGGGCATCCTTCAGGGCCTGACCGA
This portion of the alpha proteobacterium U9-1i genome encodes:
- a CDS encoding glutamate synthase [NADPH] large chain, whose product is MNEEQAHIELQRYRREAERLAHDGMYSPEDERDACGVGMVVAIDGKPRRDVVTMAISALKAVWHRGAVDADGKTGDGAGILIQAPQDFFREIVERTGHKPGERTIFVGQIFLPRTDLGAQERARVIVESEIIRAGFSLYGWRQTPIDISALGEKANAARPEIEQVLFHDPQARDEDTVDRDLFVCRRRIEKRALATNITELYVCSLSAKRLIYKGMFLAQEIDTFYPDLKDERFVSSVALYHQRYSTNTFPTWRLAQPFRMLCHNGEINTLKGNVNWMKSHEIRMATEAFGKVDAGDVKPIIQPGGSDSAALDNVFEVLVRAGRAAPMAKSLLVPEAWAKSRTMKDEHRALYAYCNAVMEPWDGPAALAMYDGRWAVAGMDRNGLRPMRYALTGDGLLVVGSETGMCPLDGRKVLERGRLGAGQMVAVDTREGRLYHHEEIIDALAELHPYGEWLTNVIDLDKKLAGSEAALFANKEELTRRQNAAGFSLEDIELLLQPMLEEGKEAIGSMGDDAPLAVLSEQTRPLSHYFRQNFSQVTNPPIDALREDRVMSLTTRFKNLGNILAQDSTQANVYTLSSPILTNGMSARLKAELGDDAALIDCTFPAPAPGEDAGVALRLALDRVRAEAEEAVLKGCSHVVLSDEGQSLERVACPMILVTGGVHAHLVAKGLRSFCSISVRAAECLDTHYCAVLIGAGATTVNPYIAFATIADRCARGFAGKLTPEQAAANYRAALDAGLLKIMSKMGISVISSYRGGLNFEAIGLSRALVDEFFPGLTSRISGIGLNGIAQECVERHEHAYDEDAIALPVGGLYRWRASGERHALEAELIHQLQHACNTGDYAAYKKYADKVRARRLDQPIQLRDLLEVRESAISAPLHEVESVNEIRKRFVTPGMSLGALSPEAHGTLNIAMNRIGARSVSGEGGEDPARYKAHPNGDDENSAIKQIASGRFGVTAEYLNQCREIEIKVAQGAKPGEGGQLPGFKVTELIARLRHSTPGVMLISPPPHHDIYSIEDLAQLIYDLKQINPYATVCVKLVAQSGIGAVAAGVAKAGADTILIAGHVGGTGASPQSSIKYAGIPWEMGLAEAHQVLMLNNLRHRVRLRTDGGLRTGRDIIVAAILGAEEFGIGTASLVALGCIMMRQCHSNTCPVGVCTQDESLRKRFGGSPEKVVNLMTFVADEVRELLSLLGMRSLSEVIGRTDLIEQISRGAEHLDDIDLNPLLVRVDSPYPAYCTREGRNEPPESLDAEIIKNAPAFFERGDKRQLDFTVRNTQRAIGTRAASLVTRKFGMSALPEGRLSVRLSGSCGQSLGAFLVQGIAIEVVGDSNDYVGKGLSGGLISLKPAPASRARARHDAIIGNTCLYGATAGKLFAAGQAGERFAVRNSGARAVIEGAGANACEYMTGGRVVILGAVGDNFGAGMTGGMAFVFDAQSRFEKMANPDTIIWRRLASAHWEEVLKRLISEHARRTDSLLAEELLKDWDLARGHFWQICPKEMLTRLTHPLSDAPEAVAAE
- a CDS encoding glutamate synthase [NADPH] small chain, which codes for MAERMLKFVSVEQSWPEKRPATERTGDYHEIHREFIAEKAATQAARCGQCGVPFCQSRCPLHNNIPDWLRLTAEGRLEEAYDMAASTNSMPEICGRICPQDRLCESDCVIEQSGHGSVTIGAVEKYLTETAFKEGWVRPIRARTERAESIGIIGAGPAGLAAAEILRVRGYKVTIYDRHDRVGGLLIYGIPNFKLDKGVVERRTQRLIDGGVQFVLNCDVGTTIHFDALRAKHDAVLIATGVYAARPLGVPNAQASVEALDYLIAANRAGLGDTVAGHDDGSLLAKGKRVVVIGGGDTAMDCVRTAVRQGAKSVTCLYRRDRANMPGSQREVKHAEEEGVVFDWLAAPKALKNGKSVGVKAARMRLGAPDASGRRAPEETPGSEYTVNADLVIAALGFDPEDLTGQWNALDLKTTRWNTLKVDQKFATSLPGVFAAGDIVRGASLVVWAIKEGRDAAQAMHAYLQDRAAIARVAAE